From Planifilum fimeticola, a single genomic window includes:
- a CDS encoding proline dehydrogenase family protein — MSLSRRAVLTLAGNRLVSRFVTRYGMRLGASRFVAGETLGQAIETVKSLNRDGLLVTLDHLGESVTTREEALEATQSAIDIFDAIAESGVDSNVSVKLTQLGLDIDYEFCLENMERIALKAKESENFVRIDMEDSPRVKATIDIFKTLLKKVGKEHIGLVIQSYLYRSESDVKDLGELGVNLRIVKGAYKEPKEVAYPDKGDVDENYKRLVAMHLKNGCYTAVATHDEKIIEWTKSFVKENHIPKDLYEFQMLYGVRGGLQRQLAEEGYKVRVYTPYGKDWYPYFTRRIAERPANALFILKNLVRD; from the coding sequence ATGTCGTTGTCCCGAAGAGCTGTACTCACCCTCGCCGGCAACCGGCTGGTGTCCCGCTTCGTCACCCGGTACGGCATGCGCCTGGGGGCCTCCCGGTTTGTGGCGGGGGAAACGCTGGGACAGGCGATTGAAACGGTCAAATCCCTCAACCGGGACGGACTTCTGGTCACCCTGGACCACCTGGGCGAAAGCGTGACCACCCGGGAGGAAGCACTGGAAGCCACCCAATCCGCCATCGACATCTTCGACGCCATCGCGGAAAGCGGGGTCGACTCCAACGTCTCCGTAAAACTTACCCAGCTGGGGCTCGACATCGATTATGAGTTTTGCCTGGAAAACATGGAACGGATCGCCCTGAAGGCCAAGGAAAGCGAAAATTTCGTGCGGATCGACATGGAGGACTCCCCGAGGGTGAAGGCCACCATCGACATATTCAAAACCCTGCTGAAAAAGGTGGGCAAGGAACATATCGGCCTGGTGATCCAGTCTTATCTGTACCGGTCCGAATCGGACGTGAAGGATCTCGGTGAATTGGGTGTCAACCTGCGGATCGTCAAGGGGGCTTACAAGGAACCGAAGGAAGTGGCCTACCCGGACAAAGGGGACGTGGATGAAAATTACAAGCGGCTGGTGGCGATGCACCTGAAAAACGGCTGTTACACAGCGGTGGCCACCCATGATGAAAAGATCATCGAATGGACCAAATCCTTCGTGAAGGAAAACCATATCCCGAAGGATTTGTACGAATTCCAGATGCTCTACGGGGTGCGGGGCGGACTGCAGCGGCAACTGGCCGAGGAAGGGTACAAGGTTCGCGTCTACACCCCCTACGGGAAAGACTGGTACCCCTACTTCACCCGGCGGATCGCCGAGCGGCCCGCCAACGCCTTGTTCATACTCAAAAATCTCGTCAGGGATTGA